In Pedobacter sp. W3I1, one DNA window encodes the following:
- a CDS encoding outer membrane beta-barrel family protein gives MKILLTLVACLIACGASFAQKLNTLTGKIVDEKTVPVSFAIVRILNYPDTTVFKSVSTNIEGTFIIDQLKNGEYMLSISIVGFKRKKTDHFSVNGDLKLSAIGIESLSKQLKEVSVQGKKPFIEHQIDKTVLNVENSIIATGGTALEVLEKAPGVQIDRQNDQIKLNNKSGVTVMIDGKSNFLSGADITTLLSNMSSDQIATIELITNPSAKYDAAGNAGIINIKLKRNKAYGTNGTVSVNTGQGIMPDSPSDLFRAGVNLNLNHRQGKWNIFGNGAVARKAQFNNTFLTRTTLSQGLASSLTQNFDRRNKGVGFQGKLGADYYASEKTVFGVMLDANTVNTNLTNFSNTNINAVQNGASNLSYILQDANSRSPASNLTANFNIKHDFDKKGKSLTFDVDYSGFSNKKDENFLANYLNANGNPTNQTSLRNNTDAEINVYAARTDFTLPLSKTMKVEAGLKSSYVVTNNDFISEQLVSGVWQNDLGKSNNFVYKENINAVYGSFSKEWKVWQIQLGLRAEHTHSNGTSVTDQKEVDRNYLSLFPTVFVNQKITENHNIRYSYGRRVDRPNYQQLNPFVFYMDPLAVDQGNPYLKPQFTDNYQISYSYKQASFSLSYSNTRDMITQISKQDDATRVISVIRQNLGRFQNYSADLSIPVKVTKWWNIQNNASVYYSKFNDGNIEGAAYNAGKAAVNIFTSNSFTLPQNFSIEISAWLNSPRVSGVEQTTIYQGALNAGIQKTLMDKKLKLRLNMDDILLTNHWEGKLVYQNINMNVVNRYTSRRANFSISYNFGNQNVKSARSRDTATDDMKGRAGG, from the coding sequence ATGAAAATATTACTTACGCTAGTTGCATGCTTAATAGCGTGTGGGGCTTCTTTTGCCCAAAAATTAAATACTTTGACGGGAAAAATCGTCGATGAAAAGACTGTTCCGGTGTCGTTTGCCATTGTTCGGATTTTAAACTATCCTGATACCACGGTGTTTAAAAGTGTATCCACCAATATCGAGGGCACTTTTATAATCGACCAGTTAAAAAATGGTGAGTATATGTTGTCGATCTCCATCGTTGGTTTTAAGCGTAAAAAGACGGATCACTTTTCAGTCAATGGTGATTTAAAATTGTCAGCCATCGGTATCGAAAGTTTAAGCAAACAATTAAAAGAAGTAAGCGTTCAGGGCAAAAAACCTTTTATTGAACACCAGATCGATAAAACGGTGCTGAATGTAGAAAATAGCATTATTGCAACTGGAGGCACGGCTTTAGAAGTGTTAGAAAAAGCCCCGGGGGTGCAAATCGACCGTCAAAACGACCAGATTAAACTGAACAATAAAAGCGGTGTAACAGTGATGATTGATGGAAAATCGAACTTTCTTTCTGGCGCTGATATTACCACGTTATTAAGCAATATGAGCAGTGATCAGATTGCTACCATCGAGCTGATCACCAATCCATCTGCTAAATATGATGCCGCCGGAAATGCAGGGATTATCAACATCAAACTAAAACGGAATAAAGCTTATGGTACCAATGGTACGGTTTCTGTTAATACCGGGCAGGGCATTATGCCCGATTCGCCCAGCGATCTATTCCGAGCTGGGGTAAACCTTAACTTAAACCACAGGCAGGGCAAATGGAACATTTTCGGGAATGGCGCCGTGGCACGCAAAGCCCAATTTAACAATACCTTTTTAACCCGTACTACTTTGTCGCAGGGCTTGGCCAGTTCGTTAACACAAAACTTCGACCGCAGAAATAAAGGTGTTGGTTTTCAGGGGAAATTAGGTGCAGATTATTATGCTTCTGAGAAAACCGTTTTCGGGGTGATGTTAGATGCCAATACGGTAAATACCAATCTGACGAACTTTAGCAATACCAATATTAATGCGGTGCAAAATGGTGCTTCTAATCTGAGTTATATTTTGCAGGATGCCAATTCGCGCTCTCCTGCGAGTAATTTAACGGCCAATTTTAACATTAAACACGATTTCGATAAAAAAGGCAAGAGCCTTACTTTCGATGTAGATTATTCGGGTTTCAGCAATAAAAAGGATGAAAACTTTTTGGCCAATTATTTAAATGCAAACGGCAACCCAACCAACCAAACCAGTTTAAGGAATAATACCGATGCAGAAATTAACGTGTATGCCGCCAGAACGGATTTCACCTTGCCGCTTTCTAAAACGATGAAGGTGGAGGCTGGCTTAAAAAGCAGCTATGTAGTAACCAATAACGATTTTATTTCTGAGCAGTTGGTATCGGGTGTATGGCAAAATGATCTGGGTAAATCGAACAACTTTGTGTACAAAGAAAATATCAACGCCGTTTATGGTAGTTTCTCTAAAGAATGGAAGGTATGGCAGATTCAGCTGGGTTTAAGGGCTGAGCACACGCATTCGAACGGCACATCAGTTACCGACCAGAAAGAGGTAGACCGGAATTATCTTTCTCTGTTTCCAACGGTTTTTGTTAATCAGAAGATCACTGAAAACCATAACATCCGTTACTCTTATGGCAGAAGGGTAGACCGCCCGAATTACCAGCAACTGAATCCCTTTGTGTTTTATATGGATCCTTTGGCGGTTGATCAGGGAAATCCTTATCTGAAACCTCAGTTTACCGATAATTACCAGATCAGCTACAGTTATAAACAGGCTTCTTTTTCATTAAGTTATTCTAATACGCGCGATATGATTACGCAGATTAGTAAACAGGATGATGCTACCCGGGTAATCAGTGTGATTCGCCAGAATTTAGGCCGCTTCCAGAATTACTCTGCCGATTTATCTATTCCAGTCAAGGTTACGAAATGGTGGAATATTCAAAACAATGCGAGCGTTTACTACAGCAAATTTAATGACGGAAATATCGAAGGGGCTGCTTACAATGCCGGTAAGGCTGCGGTAAATATTTTTACTTCCAATTCCTTTACCTTGCCACAAAACTTTAGTATCGAAATTAGTGCATGGCTAAACTCTCCACGGGTTTCGGGCGTAGAGCAAACCACTATTTATCAGGGTGCTTTAAATGCCGGAATCCAGAAAACTTTGATGGATAAAAAGCTTAAATTACGTTTAAATATGGATGATATTTTACTCACCAACCACTGGGAAGGGAAACTGGTTTATCAGAACATCAATATGAACGTAGTGAACCGCTACACCAGCCGAAGGGCAAATTTCAGCATCAGCTATAATTTCGGAAATCAGAATGTAAAATCGGCCCGCTCCAGGGATACGGCTACAGATGATATGAAAGGTAGAGCGGGTGGTTAG
- a CDS encoding dihydrofolate reductase family protein: MKKIKIMEHISLDGVMQHENSEDFAHGGWTTPYRSAEGLTAVLEAQGTNIDLLLGRKTYDSWTQYWPKAGDNPMANSLNNGKKYVATHRPESLEWGPVEDLGSDIITRIRELKATEGPDLIVYGSSTVVATLLEHRLVDEVVLMVYPVLLGTGKHLFSETADPRVLAFVSTKTTPTGVQINTYRYVGVLGEG; encoded by the coding sequence ATGAAAAAGATCAAAATAATGGAGCATATCTCGCTTGATGGCGTGATGCAGCATGAAAATAGTGAGGATTTCGCACATGGCGGATGGACAACACCTTACCGGAGTGCGGAAGGTTTAACGGCCGTACTTGAAGCACAGGGTACCAACATCGATCTGCTGCTGGGCCGCAAAACCTACGATAGCTGGACCCAGTACTGGCCAAAGGCAGGCGATAACCCGATGGCGAACAGTTTGAATAATGGCAAAAAATACGTGGCTACCCACAGGCCGGAAAGCCTCGAATGGGGACCTGTTGAAGATTTAGGCAGTGACATTATTACGCGTATTCGAGAGCTCAAGGCAACAGAGGGGCCTGATCTGATTGTATATGGAAGTTCGACGGTTGTTGCTACACTATTAGAGCATCGACTGGTTGACGAGGTTGTATTGATGGTATACCCGGTATTGCTAGGGACAGGCAAACACCTCTTTTCAGAAACTGCCGATCCGCGTGTACTGGCTTTCGTAAGCACAAAGACTACACCTACAGGAGTGCAGATAAACACTTATCGGTATGTTGGAGTGTTGGGAGAAGGTTAG